In Oryza sativa Japonica Group chromosome 11, ASM3414082v1, the following are encoded in one genomic region:
- the LOC4349831 gene encoding two-component response regulator-like PRR95 codes for MSPDADAAAAAAAGGEGAAAAGVGTAGEGRGVIRWDQILPRRSLRVLLVEHDDSTRQVVTALLRKCGYRVAAVADGMKAWGVMRERAYAFDLVLTEVTMPTLSGIELLSRIVASDECKNIPVIMMSSQDSIGTVLRCMQKGAVDFLVKPVRKNELRNLWQHVWRRHAMNSQTNASENNAASNHLSANGGNGSKTGEHSDEESDAQSSGSKREVEIQSAEKLPEVVADGGAGSSREHKIQNGFIDGMNTKSHALKGNDDAPSGNACGDSELQVLSTEKNVRSKFLNGITSAKVAGQIMDNALRFADSSSLRSSDPGKDLLVVAQTTADRKCKSSALENNAVMENNLSENSKGTATGHAESCPSHFVEINLEKQHHLNGYTNHKLNEKDIFNHSNSSAFSRYGNKRIESSAQRPFPPSFRVVHQQPVYDKNPQSSRVLLSCEHNTRESTVQAQVPLDRSTEGAAILCSSSVREDAGTSSSSPRKDSLTHPSYGFIPVPIPVGAAIPYHYGAIMQPMYYPQGAFMHCDSAAINKTAIQHVSCQSNYHENLGKPPQIDEHKQPEENHQLHHSRQILRESGEPVDLAKAHMERINQSASCSQDIRKGSGCTGSGETDANTNTVIALESGNESGVQNCSNNVLDGDRSRREAALLKFRMKRKDRCFEKKVRYHSRKKLAEQRPRVKGQFVSQKLKSAITTEAETD; via the exons ATGTctcccgacgccgacgcggcggcggcggcggcggccggcggcgagggcgcggcggcggcgggggtggggacGGCGGGTGAAGGGCGGGGGGTGATCCGGTGGGACCAGATCCTGCCGCGGCGGTCCCTCCGCGTGCTGCTCGTCGAGCACGACGACTCCACCCGCCAGGTCGTCACCGCGCTCCTCCGCAAGTGCGGCTACCGCG tggcggcggtggcggacggGATGAAGGCGTGGGGGGTGATGCGGGAGCGGGCGTACGCCTTCGACCTCGTGCTCACGGAGGTCACTATGCCCACGCTCTCCGGCATCGAGCTGCTCTCCAGGATCGTCGCCTCCGACGAGTGCAAGAACATCCCCGTCATAA TGATGTCGTCCCAAGATTCTATTGGCACAGTGCTCAGGTGCATGCAGAAGGGTGCGGTGGATTTCCTTGTGAAACCAGTGAGAAAGAATGAATTGCGTAACTTATGGCAACATGTATGGAGGCGACATGCA ATGAATAGCCAAACAAATGCATCGGAAAACAATGCGGCTAGCAATCATTTAAGTGCCAATGGTGGTAATGGGTCAAAGACAGGAGAACACAGCGATGAGGAAAGTGATGCTCAG AGTTCTGGTAGCAAAAGGGAGGTTGAAATTCAAAGTGCTGAAAAGTTACCAGAGGttgttgcagatggtggggcaGGCTCATCCAGAGAACATAAAATACAGAATGGTTTCATTGATGGAATGAACACAAAATCACATGCATTAAAGGGTAATGATG ATGCTCCAAGTGGAAACGCGTGTGGTGATAGTGAACTACAAGTGCTTTCAACTGAGAAGAATGTGCGTTCCAAATTCCTTAATGGTATTACTTCTGCGAAGGTTGCTGGACAGATAATGGATAATGCCTTGAGGTTTGCTGATTCAAGTTCACTTCGTTCAAGTGATCCTGGAAAAGATCTTTTGGTTGTTGCCCAGACCACAGCTGACAGAAAATGCAAATCTTCAGCACTGGAAAATAATGCTGTCATGGAAAATAACCTTAGTGAAAATTCAAAGGGGACTGCAACAGGCCATGCTGAATCTTGTCCGTCTCACTTTGTGGAGATAAATTTAGAAAAGCAACATCATCTCAATGGTTATACAAACCACAAGTTGAATGAGAAAGATATCTTTAATCACTCAAATTCCTCTGCCTTTTCGAG GTATGGTAATAAGAGGATAGAATCATCAGCTCAACGGCCATTTCCCCCTTCCTTCCGCGTGGTTCACCAACAACCTGTTTACGACAAGAATCCCCAATCCAGCCGGGTCTTGCTTTCCTGTGAACATAATACACGCGAGAGTACAGTGCAAGCTCAGGTCCCTTTGGACAGAAGCACAGAGGGTGCTGCAATCCTGTGTTCCAGTAGTGTAAGAGAAGATGCTGGTACAAGCAGTTCCTCTCCTAGAAAGGACAGTTTAACTCATCCTTCTTATGGGTTTATACCTGTTCCAATTCCTGTTGGTGCTGCTATACCCTACCACTACGGTGCAATTATGCAGCCAATGTATTATCCACAGGGTGCTTTTATGCATTGTGATTCAGCTGCCATCAACAAGACAGCAATTCAGCATGTCTCTTGTCAATCTAACTACCATGAAAATCTTGGTAAACCGCCACAGATTGATGAGCACAAGCAGCCAGAAGAAAACCATCAGTTGCATCATTCAAGACAAATTCTCCGAGAATCAGGAGAACCAGTTGACTTGGCGAAGGCTCATATGGAGCGTATTAACCAGAGTGCTAGCTGTAGCCAGGATATTCGCAAAGGAAGTGGATGCACTGGGAGCGGTGAAACTGATGCAAATACAAATACGGTAATTGCACTAGAAAGTGGCAATGAGAGCGGTGTCCAGAACTGCAGTAATAATGTATTGGATGGTGACCGGTCTCGCCGTGAAGCTGCCTTGTTGAAATTCCggatgaaaagaaaagatagaTGTTTCGAGAAAAAG GTCAGGTATCATAGCAGGAAGAAGCTTGCAGAACAAAGACCCAGGGTTAAGGGCCAGTTTGTGAGCCAAAAACTGAAGTCAGCTATAACAACAGAGGCAGAAACTGACTAG
- the LOC107278172 gene encoding pectinesterase inhibitor 10, translated as MVGGGAVVGPAVMLAVSVIVLLSAACSGAGEGPDASLLCVSECGTCPTICTSPPPPPPPAPPSSLSPSTPSVLPLYSAPPPPYLTLLLPPPSPADESDMFPPPEAPTTTNPPPSPPPPPSSPPPPTTKSSSGSTASPPSSSSHFSSPPSPPSSSNPYYYFYLSGSGRRCGGGGAASVYTALILAALLPIATFLT; from the coding sequence ATggtgggaggaggagcagtGGTGGGGCCGGCCGTGATGCTGGCCGTGTCCGTGATCGTCTTGCTGTCGGCGGcgtgctccggcgccggcgaggggccGGACGCGAGCCTGCTGTGCGTCAGCGAGTGCGGGACGTGCCCGACGATatgcacgtcgccgccgccgccgcctccgcccgcgccgccgtcgtcgttgtcgccgtcgacgccgtccgTGCTGCCGCTGTACtcggcgcctccgccgccgtacctgacgctgctgctcccgccgccatctccggcggACGAGAGCGACATGTTCCCGCCTCCggaggcgccgacgacgacgaacccgccgccatcaccgccgcctccaccgtcgtcaccaccgccgccgacgacgaagaGCAGCAGCGGGtcgacggcgtcgccgccgtcgtcctcgtcccacttctcatcgccgccgtctccgccgtcgtcgtccaacCCGTACTACTACTTCTACCTCTCCGGCAGCGGcaggcgctgcggcggcggcggcgcggcgagcgttTACACGGCGCTGATCCTAGCGGCGTTGCTGCCCATCGCCACATTCCTGACGTGA
- the LOC4349834 gene encoding pentatricopeptide repeat-containing protein At5g15340, mitochondrial, whose amino-acid sequence MRRHYAVLLRRAASLPSLPLVASLHAAALRRGAVLAPSLIHAYSACGDLASARNLFDELPPRDRTLSARTALASAMSAHGRCREVLDLFAGLAEEEMDDKAVTAVLAACARAGMVDEGRRVFATVRRRPALQHYTCMVEMLGRAGEVEEAERLVARMGARPDRVICAVLLAACRVHGRVDVAGRVHGLMRRYGIA is encoded by the coding sequence ATGCGTCGGCACTACGCCGTCcttctccgccgcgccgcctccctgcCGTCTCTCCCCCTCGTGGCGTCCCTCCACGCGGCGGCGCTCCGCCGAGGCGCCGTCCTGGCCCCGTCCCTCATCCACGCCTACTCCGCATGCGgcgacctcgcctccgcgcGCAATCTGTTCGACGAATTGCCCCCGCGGGACCGGACGCTCTCCGCGCGCACGGCGCTGGCCAGCGCGATGTCCGCTCACGGCCGGTGCCGGGAGGTCCTCGACCTCTTCGCCGGCCTtgcggaggaggagatggacgACAAGGCGGTGACCGCGGTTCTCGCCGCGTGCGCGAGGGCCGGGATGGTGGACGAAGGGAGGAGGGTGTTCGCGACGgtgaggaggaggccggctctGCAGCACTACACGTGCATGGTGGAGATGCTGGggcgcgccggcgaggtcgaggagGCGGAGCGCCTGGTGGCGCGGATGGGGGCGCGCCCGGACAGGGTGATCTGCGCCGTGCTCCTCGCCGCGTGCCGGGTGCACGGCCGCGTCGATGTGGCTGGGAGAGTGCACGGGTTGATGCGCCGGTATGGCATTGCCTGA
- the LOC107276003 gene encoding uncharacterized protein translates to MADSSSPPLPPPSFLGYLNHYSGGFPAPAYGMGGRGELVMTVSGGGSPENAVVWTTVAEPGHWFYVPPSGQYGGAIMINSAAVTGDATGITGTGIGTGVFIPERPRIRRMKHPINWVPLVPDRGGNGRKPELKTANASKGKGIQMSYAAAVKTAGPSHEAVRANQSKKGHKFSRQKKSAATAAVEAPAPEKEEATATTVEDIPELALLPEEWVY, encoded by the exons ATGGCCGatagctcgtcgccgccgctgccgccgccgtccttcctTGGCTATCTCAACCACTACTCCGGCGGCTTCCCGGCGCCG GCATACGGAATGGGAGGTCGCGGCGAGCTTGTGATgacggtgagcggcggcgggtcgCCGGAGAACGCCGTGGTGTGGACGACGGTCGCCGAGCCGGGGCACTGGTTCTACGTGCCACCGTCGGGACAG TATGGCGGCGCTATCATGATCAATTCTGCGGCGGTGACTGGTGACGCCACCGGCATCACCGGTACTGGCATTGGCACCGGCGTGTTCATACCGGAGCGGCCTCGCATCCGCAGGATGAAGCATCCAATCAATTGGGTCCCCTTGGTGCCCGatagag GTGGCAATGGCAGGAAGCCTGAACTGAAGACTGCAAATGCAAGCAAGGGCAAAGGGATACAAATGAGCTATGCTGCTGCTGTGAAGACTGCAGGTCCAAGCCATGAAGCTGTGAGGGCAAATCAAAGCAAGAAGGGACACAAGTTTTCACGGCAGAAGAAGAgtgcggcaacggcggcggtggaagcgCCGGCaccggagaaggaggaggcaaCGGCTACTACGGTGGAGGACATCCCGGAGCTGGCGCTGCTGCCGGAAGAATGGGTCTACTGA
- the LOC4349833 gene encoding uncharacterized protein yields the protein MLRCDGDRVVIVGGGIAGALLAKTLQNHADVVLIDPKEYFEIPWANLRAKMDPAAVARTVIPHSEYLTQAKVVTAAAVGVDDSVVLTSAGGAVGYDFLVVATGRECSRPQKREDRLQMFEHDKARIASAGSVLVVGGGPIGVELAAEIVMASPEKRVTLVHGGPRLLMVMGEKASAKALEWLRSKNVTVLLDQTVDLAAAAAGANTDDKVFTTSAGETVAADCHFVCTGRPVASGWLRESFLGEHVGGDGKVAVDEHLRVGGLRNVFAIGDITDVPEAKQGYLAQRHAMVVSRNLRLLVKAGGGDGGGSSKERKLHRYKASKAAITVTLGRRDALAELPFMTVIGHLPGVIKPRDYFIARTRRMMGLRTGARYDQSMFRI from the exons ATGTTGCGGTGCGACGGCGACCGCGTggtcatcgtcggcggcggcatcgccggCGCCCTCCTCGCCAAGACGCTCCAGAACCACGCCGACGTCGTGCTCATCGACCC GAAGGAGTACTTCGAGATCCCGTGGGCGAACCTGCGCGCGAAgatggatccggcggcggtggcgcgcacgGTGATCCCGCACTCGGAGTACCTGACGCAGGCGAaggtggtgacggcggcggcggtcggcgtggACGACTCCGTGGTGCTcacctccgccggcggcgccgtcggctacgacttcctcgtcgtcgccacGGGCCGCGAGTGCAGCCGCCCCCAGAAGCGGGAGGACCGGCTGCAGATGTTCGAGCACGACAAGGCGCGGATCGCATCGGCGGGGTCCGTCcttgtcgtcggcggcgggcccATCGGCGTGGAGCTCGCGGCGGAGATCGTCATGGCGAGCCCCGAGAAGCGCGTCACCCTCGTCCACGGCGGGCCTCGCCTGCTCATGGTGATGGGCGAGAAGGCGTCCGCCAAGGCCCTCGAGTGGCTCCGCTCCAAGAACGTCACCGTCCTGCTCGACCAGACCGTCGacctcgcagccgccgccgccggcgccaacaCGGACGACAAGGTGTTCACGACGTCCGCCGGCGAGACGGTCGCCGCCGACTGCCACTTCGTGTGCACGGGTCGCCCCGTGGCGTCCGGGTGGCTGCGGGAGTCGTTCCTCGGCGAGCACGTCGGCGGGGACGGGAAGGTGGCGGTGGACGAGCACCTGCGGGTGGGCGGGCTGAGGAACGTGTTCGCCATCGGCGACATCACGGACGTGCCGGAGGCGAAGCAGGGGTACCTGGCGCAGCGGCACGCCATGGTGGTGTCGCGCAACCTGCGGCTGCTGGtgaaggccggcggcggcgacggcggcggcagcagcaaggAGCGGAAGCTGCACCGGTACAAGGCGTCCAAGGCGGCCATCACCGTCACGCTCGGCCGCCGCGACGCGCTCGCCGAGCTGCCGTTCATGACGGTgatcggccacctccccggcgTGATCAAGCCCCGGGATTACTTCATCGCGCGGACGCGAAGGATGATGGGGCTCAGGACGGGCGCGCGCTATGATCAATCCATGTTTCGCATCTGA
- the LOC107279330 gene encoding uncharacterized protein: MEYGFTANYKVWTYHGEFANPEDDDEELSFEMNETENFIIEDMSRERMDVDVSTDSDDFDGGFDLEDMLRHVEPEVLAGRSRVLENWQALEKASKDLLYDETKGYSECTDPDSDKGKRGKIPSMVMWYLPIKDRLKRLYSNPTDAELMRWHQECRKIDGMIRHPADARQWKTFDAKHPEFAKDPRNKRKYILLTILIQGPNQPGIDIDVFLEPLMEDMEELWKEGLRLWDEFKREHFILRAIIFVTINDLPANFSLSGQIKGKTGCLICLEKTSYKYLTSSLKTVYMRHRRFLPQRHRYRKMARLFDNTVENDTAPVARGGTYVYEITKKIKVVYGKGKKKTVKRKKADGDNGTTSPFKKHSIFFKYLDYWKDLEIRHAIDVMHLEKNVFDSTIGTLLDIPSKTKDGLKSRNDLVELSIWHDLHPVVLPNGKTEIPPACYSLTLEEKKAFCKCLQGVRVPTGFASNIRKLVSMKDLTISGYNAHDCHRLLTKVFDPLELGPLQTFAVETMWAYERYMSILKGYIRNRAHPEGSMIEGYTTEEAVECCMDYIKDANAIGIPVHRHDGRLSGRGTVGRKQFFDNDYKKVSATHNSVLQQLAIVEPFIERHLEEIKACFPGRSNDWVSREHKRRFPLWFKDLNLPVGDSVEELTLQRLACGPSSIVNSWQGYDINGFTLSTTTKDMKSTAQNSGIRVEAIDTSGEKRSYYGTIQEIWELDYGLNIQIPVLHCEWVKDTTGVSVDDYGLTIVDHSKTGHKDDPWVLAERMAQVFYVKDPSDERKTIVISGKQQIIPEIPYIAQRFNDTTILNVAADLYRFIRRDVCNARGLFYDNQSELAMDDKFKPLREWEKEHMQ, encoded by the exons ATGGAGTACGGATTCACCGCCAACTACAAGGTTTGGACCTATCACGGGGAATTCGCTAATccggaagatgacgatgaagagttaagtttcgagatgaatgagacagagaattttataatcgaagacatgtcgcgtgaaagaatggatgtcgatgtttccaccgatagtgatgatttcgatggtggttttgatttagAGGATATGCTACGCCATGTTGAACCAGAGGTGCTAGCGGGCAGGTCACGAGTATTGGAGAATTGGCAGGCATTAGAGAAGGCATCGAAGGATCTTCTTtacgatgaaacgaagggat ATTCAGAGTGTACCGATCCAGATTCTGATAAGGGTAAGCGTGGAAAGATTCCTTCaatggtgatgtggtacctaccaattaaggaccgcctgaagcgtctgtactcaaaccctactgatgctgagttgatgagatggcatcaAGAGTGTCGGAAAATAGATGGTATGATTCGACATCCCGCCGACGCTCGCCAGTGGAAGACATTTGATGCAAAACACCCAGAATTTGCTAAGGATCCTAGGAAT AAACGAAAGTACATTCTTCTCACTATCCTCATACAAGGTCCAAACCAACCTGGAATCGACATAGATGTTTTCCTTGAGCCTTTGATGGAGGACATGGAGGAGCTTTGGAAAGAGGGGTTACGACTATGGGATGAGTTTAAGCGGGAGCACTTCATTCTACGTGCGATCATATTCGTTACCATCAATGACCTACCTGCAAACTTTTCATTATCTGGGCAGATTAAAGGGAAGACTGGATGTCTGATATGTCTAGAGAAAACTTCGTACAAATACCTGACGTCGTCTTTGAAGACAGTGTACATGCGACATCGACGGTTCCTACCACAAAGACATAGGTACCGTAAGATGGCTAGATTATTCGATAATACAGTGGAGAATGACACTGCCCCAGTAGCAAGAGGTGGTACATACGTGTATGAGATAACAAAGAAGATTAAGGTTGTAtatggaaagggaaagaagaagacagTAAAGAGGAAGAAAGCTGATGGTGACAACGGTACTACGTCGCCTTTCAAGAAGCACTcaattttcttcaaatacttagATTACTGGAAGGACCTAGAGATTCGACATGCAATTGATGTTATGCACCTCGAGAAGAACGTGTTTGATAGCACCATTGGCACATTGCTGGACATCCCAAGTAAAACGAAGGATGGATTGAAGTCACGTAACGACCTTGTAGAGTTGTCCATATGGCATGACCTTCACCCAGTAGTGCTGCCAAATGGGAAGACCGAGATTCCTCCTGCTTGTTACTCGTTGACACTTGAAGAGAAAAAAGCCTTCTGTAAATGTTTACAAGGGGTTAGAGTGCCTACTGGTTTCGCATCGAACATCAGGAAGCTAGTATCAATGAAGGATTTGACCATTTCGGGATACAATGCGCATGACTGTCATAGGTTGCTAACG AAGGTATTTGATCCTCTGGAATTAGGTCCGCTTCAGACATTTGCCGTCGAGACT ATGTGGGCCTATGAGCGTTACATGTCGATCCTCAAAGGCTATATACGCAATCGCGCTCACCCGGAAGGATCAATGATAGAGGGATACACAACTGAAGAGGCAGTCGAGTGTTGTATGGACTACATAAAGGATGCTAATGCCATTGGCATTCCTGTTCATCGACATGATGGTAGATTGTCTGGAAGGGGTACTGTTGGTAGGAAGCAGTTCTTCGATAATGATTACAAAAAGGTGTCCGCGACACACAACAGCGTTCTTCAACAGCTCGCTATCGTTGAGCCATTCATTGAGCGACACCtagaagaaatcaaagcctgcttcccagggcggtccaatgattgggtatcaagagagcacaagcgtcgctttccTCTGTGGTTCAAAGATCTAAACCTGCCAGTTGGTGATTCTGTGGAGGAACTTACTTTACAAAGACTGGCATGTGGGCCTTCAAGTATTGTCAATTCATGGCAAGGTTACGACATCAATGGATTTACCTTGAGTACGACTACGAAGGACATGAAAAGCACCGCACAAAACAGTGGGATCCGTGTCGAAGCGATTGACACGAGTGGAGAAAAGAGGTCGTATTATGGGACCATTCAAGAAATATGGGAACTGGACTATGGCCTAAACATCCAAATCCCTGTGCTCCATTGTGAATGGGTTAAAGACACAACAGGGGTTTCCGTTGATGACTACGGGCTAACGATAGTCGATCACAGTAAAACAGGCCACAAGGATGATCCATGGGTTTTAGCAGAGCGTATGGCtcaagtgttttatgtgaaggacccttcagatgaaagaaaaactattgtcatatccggaaagcaacagatc ATCCCCGAAATCCCATATATTGCACAACGATTTAACGACACTACTATCTTGAACGTGGCCGCTGACCTCTACCGATTCATCCGTCGCGATGTCTGCAACGCAAGAGGTCTCTTCTACGACAACCAGAGTGAACTCGCAATGGACGACAAATTTAAACCTCTCAGAGAGTGggagaaagaacatatgcaataa
- the LOC4349835 gene encoding digalactosyldiacylglycerol synthase 1, chloroplastic: MASYGVDTRPAAAAAGGGGAGAGAAGEGALSFLSRGLREDLRLIRARAGELETFLTAPVPEPELLARLRRAYSSSAGTTRLDLSAIGKAFGTGVVGRGSRGARWGWEEVQEAEEWEPIRMVKARLREMERRRQWQATDMLHKVKLSLKSMSFVPEASEEVPPLDLGELLAYFLKQSGPLFDQLGIKRDVCDKLVESLCSKRKDHLAYNSFPASEPSAFSNDNAGDELDLRIASVVQSTGHNYEGGFWNDGHKYETADKRHVAIVTTASLPWMTGTAVNPLFRAAYLAKSSKQDVTLVVPWLCKSDQELVYPNSMTFSSPQEQEAYMRSWLEERVGFKTDFKISFYPGKFQKERRSIIPAGDTSQFIPSKEADIAILEEPEHLNWYHHGKRWTDKFNHVVGVVHTNYLEYIKREKNGVIQAFFVKHINNLVARAYCHKVLRLSGATQDLPKSMICNVHGVNPKFLEVGERIAAERESGQHSFSKGAYFLGKMVWAKGYRELIDLYAKHKSDLEGIKLDIYGNGEDSHEVQSAAMKLNLNLNFHKGRDHADDSLHGYKVFINPSISDVLCTATAEALAMGKFVVCADHPSNDFFRSFPNCLTYKTSEDFVAKVKEAMARDPQPLTPEQRYNLSWEAATQRFMEHSELDKVLSSSNRDCTTSTSGCGKSGDNKMEKSASLPNMSDMVDGGLAFAHYCFTGNELLRLSTGAIPGTLNYNKQHSLDLHLLPPQVQNPVYGW; encoded by the exons ATGGCCAGCTACGGCGTCGACacgcggccggcggccgcggcggcgggaggcgggggagcgggagcgggagcggcgggggagggggcgctGTCGTTCCTGTCGCGCGGCCTCCGGGAGGACCTGCGGCTGAtccgcgcgcgggcgggggagctGGAGACGTTCCTGACCGCGCCGGTGCCGGAGCcggagctgctcgcgcggctcCGGCGCGCGTACTCGTCGTCGGCGGGGACCACGCGGCTGGACCTGTCGGCCATCGGGAAGGCGTTCGGGACGGGGGTGGTGGGGAGGGGGAGCAGGGGGGCGAGGTGGGGGTGGGAGGAGGTCCAGGAGGCCGAGGAGTGGGAGCCCATACGGATGGTCAAGGCGCGCCTCAGGGAGATGGagcggaggcggcagtggcaggCCACCGACATGCTCCACAAGGTCAAGCTCAGCTTG aaatcaatGAGCTTTGTACCTGAAGCATCTGAG GAAGTTCCACCGCTAGATTTAGGTGAACTCCTGGCATATTTCCTAAAGCAATCTGGGCCATTGTTTGACCAACTTGGTATAAAAAGAG ACGTGTGCGATAAGCTGGTGGAATCTCTGTGCAGCAAACGCAAGGACCACCTTGCATATAATTCATTTCCAGCAAGTGAACCATCCGCATTCAGCAATGACAATGCTGGTGATGAACTTGACCTAAGAATAGCTAGTGTCGTGCAAAGTACAGGACACAATTATGAAGGTGGATTTTGGAATGATGGGCATAAATATGAAACAGCTGACAAGAGGCATGTTGCGATAGTCACCACTGCCAGTCTTCCCTGGATGACTGGAACAGCTGTAAATCCTTTATTTCGAGCTGCTTACTTGGCTAAGTCTTCCAAGCAAGATGTAACCTTGGTGGTGCCTTGGCTTTGCAAGTCTGATCAAGAACTTGTGTATCCCAATAGCATGACATTTAGTTCTCCACAAGAACAAGAAGCTTATATGAGGAGTTGGCTGGAAGAAAGGGTTGGTTTCAAGACAGACTTCAAAATATCATTCTATCCTGGAAAG TTTCAAAAAGAACGGAGAAGCATAATTCCTGCGGGGGACACTTCACAATTTATACCATCAAAGGAAGCTGACATTGCTATTTTGGAAGAGCCTGAGCACCTGAACTGGTACCATCATGGGAAACGTTGGACTGATAAATTTAATCATGTTGTTGGTGTTGTGCATACAAATTATTTGGAGTACATTAAAAGGGAGAAGAATGGTGTTATTCAAGCCTTTTTTGTGAAGCACATCAACAATTTGGTTGCCAGAGCATATTGCCATAAG GTTTTGCGACTGTCAGGAGCTACACAAGATCTCCCCAAGTCCATGATCTGCAATGTACATGGTGTCAATCCCAAGTTTCTTGAGGTTGGAGAGAGAATTGCAGCAGAGAGGGAATCTGGCCAGCATTCTTTCTCCAAAGGAGCTTATTTTCTAGGGAAGATGGTCTGGGCCAAAGGTTACAGAGAATTGATAGATTTGTATGCCAAACACAAGAGTGATTTGGAAGGCATCAAGTTGGACATCTATGGAAATGGTGAAGATTCACATGAGGTGCAATCAGCGGCTATGAAGTTGAACCTAAACCTTAACTTTCATAAAGGCCGGGATCATGCGGATGATTCTCTTCATGG gtACAAGGTTTTTATAAATCCAAGCATTAGTGATGTCCTTTGCACTGCGACCGCTGAGGCATTAGCAATGGGTAAGTTTGTTGTCTGCGCAGACCACCCATCGAATGATTTTTTCAGGTCATTCCCGAACTGTTTGACATATAAAACATCGGAGGACTTTGTCGCGAAAGTGAAGGAAGCAATGGCACGCGATCCACAACCCCTCACACCTGAGCAGAGATACAACTTATCCTGGGAGGCCGCAACACAGAGATTCATGGAGCACTCCGAGCTGGACAAGGTCTtgagcagcagcaacagggACTGCACCACCAGCACCAGTGGATGTGGTAAAAGTGGAGACAATAAGATGGAAAAATCAGCCTCGTTGCCGAACATGTCAGACATGGTAGATGGTGGGCTGGCCTTCGCCCACTACTGCTTCACTGGCAATGAGCTCCTCAGACTGTCAACCGGAGCAATACCCGGCACCCTCAATTACAACAAGCAACATAGCTTGGACCTCCACCTCTTGCCGCCTCAGGTACAGAACCCAGTATACGGCTGGTAA
- the LOC9270193 gene encoding uncharacterized protein: protein MAMAGCYCVREHQLEDDDAVGHRLLPPEILVEIGIIAAADHTAAVHARRDAVVEELAARLVGILGLTSPPSAGAGRLGEKRAAAATTTTSSGGATPPYGRSHVRRREQHLAAGGGGGGVIDGGMARYHAPGFGTTQWLAPPAWCGGGGGGTGVFLPRGEVYPTRTLNPPRKQVRNRRVC, encoded by the coding sequence ATGGCTATGGCGGGCTGCTACTGCGTGCGCGAGCACCAGCttgaagacgacgacgccgtcggCCACCGGCTCCTGCCGCCGGAGATCCTGGTGGAGATCGGCATTATTGCTGCTGCCGATcacaccgccgccgtccacgctcgccgcgacgccgtcgtcgaGGAGCTCGCCGCGCGCCTCGTCGGCATCCTCGGCctcacgtcgccgccgtccgccggcgcAGGCAGACTGGGAGAGAAACGTGCCgcggctgcgacgacgacgacgagtagTGGCGGCGCCACCCCGCCGTACGGCCGCTCACATGTGCGCCGCCGCGAGcagcacctcgccgccggcggcggcggcggcggcgtcatcgACGGAGGGATGGCGCGGTACCACGCGCCGGGGTTCGGGACGACacagtggctggcgccgccggcgtggtgcggcggcggcggcggcggcaccggcgtGTTCTTGCCGCGTGGCGAGGTGTACCCGACGAGAACCTTGAACCCTCCCAGGAAACAGGTGCGAAACCGCCGCGTCTGCTGA